The stretch of DNA gaggaggaggaggagaaaaagggggagaagaagaagaagaaaggtggAAGGAGATGGGTGGCTGACAGGTGGGTCCATGTTCCACCTCAGCATATTGTCCATGTAGAAATGCGAAATCAGCCTGACATGTGAGGTCAACCAGTCAGTTTTACTGTTAGATGCGACTTACTTTCAAATCAATGTGATTTGTTACTCACTTGATGCAAAAGTGGCAGTCTTCTATGATTTTTGACAAAACCGGTTTTGAAGTATCCTGGCCACAAATATAATGGTTTTGAGCAATTTACTTGTTCTGAAACCATCAGGTCGATCCTTATGTTACAGGAAAATATACCAAATAAACTAGTGTGGTTACGATTAGGAGGAGGCGCATATGGATTAATCGTGTCCCTACCTTTCTCCATGACTGTATATGCAACATCTTTGTAATCACTATGAACATattaagagcatctccaacaggcgcgcCAAACTAGCGCAACGCCGCAAAATCCCTCTTTTAGCGCGCACGCAACCGGAATAGTTGCTTCAGCGGGCGCGAAAAAACCGCGCGCGCGGCATACGTAGTCCAGCGCACGGGCCGAAACGCAATCGTGCGCCGCTTATTTGCTGCGCCCGCTCCCGCGCGCTGGACTCTCGCGCGCTCGCTCGCACCTCCCACCTCCCATCCAGCCGTGCCGCCGTCGCCGACCGCGCCACCCGGCGACCGTTCCAGCGCTTCCCCGGCCTATACCCGCCGCGCGCGCGCTTTCTCCGGCCCCCCTCTAGGCCCGCCGCCCCGCGCGCGTGCTGGTCCGCCGATGAACAGCGCCCGCGCGCTCTCTGCCGCTCGGCGCCCGCAAGGTGTTCGACAAAACGCCTAGAAGGTATGTATTGCCCAAAAGCCATGAATTTCGTGCATGTTGATTGTAGTTTTTTATTTATAGCATAGTATTCAACATTGTAGATGAGTTCGTCGTATGATTCTTCCGAAGAAGAATTTGatatggaagaggaggaggatcttGCAATGATCCTGGCTATGCATATTAATAAAAAACTGAAGCACGGTGGTTCGGTTATGGGTCGGCAAAAAATTTGGAGGGATAGGATCGATGCCCACAACAGATTGATCAGGCATTATTTTGCGGAGAATCCCACATACCCCGAGTCGTATTTTCGTCGCTAGTTTAGGATGAGCACCGAGTTGTTCAGGCGCATTGCAAAGAAACTAGCGAGCCATGACCGCTTTTTTCAGCAAAGGAGGAATGCCGCCGGAGAGCTCGGGCATAGCACCTTTCAGAAGGTGACAGCCGCTTTGCGTATGTTGGCATACGGTATACTGGCTGATCTAGTTGATGATCACTTGGCTATGGGTGAGAGCCAAGCCATCATGTGTGTCAAGCGCTTCGCAGTCGGAATTGTGCAAGTCTTTGGCGAAGAGTATTTGAGATCTCCCAACGCTGAAGACGTCGCAAGGCTTTTAGCGATGAACAAAGCTCGCGGTTTTTCTGGCATGCTTAGCTCAatagattgcatgcattggaCTTGGAAGAATTGTCCAAAGGCATGGCATGGGCAATTCTACGGCCAAAAAAAGGGTTCCACTATAATCCTTGAAGCGGTGGCCGATCAAAAGACTTGGATTTGGCATGCATTCTTTGGAATGCCTGGATCTTTGAATGACATCAATGTTGTCAACTGGTCACCACTGATGAGTAAGATTGCAAATGGGGAGTTGCCACCGGTGCAGTTTGTAGCAAATGGCCGTACATACAACTATGGCTATTATCTAGCGGATGACATCTATCCAAAGTGGCAAATCTTTGTCAAGCCGTTGAAAAAGCCAAAAGGTAAGAAAAATCTTGATTTCCACAATGCTCAGGCGGCGGCTAGAAAAGATGTGGAGAGAGCTTTTGGGATTTTGTAAGCCCAATTTGCTATTGTGAGAGGACCGGCTAGATTTTGGGATCAAAAGATGCTTTGGTACATAATGcacgcttgtgtgatcatgcacaacataaTCATCGAGAATGAGCGTGGCTAAGATGTAGACTACTCTCAGTATGAGCTCTTGGGATATTCCGTGCGAGTGCGACGGAGGGCTGAAAGGGTGGCCCGTTTTGTTGCCTTCTATCATGCCATTCGACGTCCTGCAGCGCATAATGATCTTTAAAAGGATCTCATTGAGGAATGATGGGCATGGAATGGACGACAAAGAGCATCATGATTTGTGTGTTCGTTATTGTattgttgaactatttgttgtgtTTAATTGCACTATTTGTTGTATTGAATGATAAACTGTTTGTTTGAGTTATAATAAACGAAATTAAACTATTTATTTTTATtggtttttgatttttttttgcttttgtttTTAAAAGCATATGTTGTTTGTGCGAGTCGCGCGCGCTGTATTTTTGCGCGTTGCTGGAGCGGCGCACgcgctgcattttagcgcggCTGCTGGAGCCAGCGCTGCGCGCCACGCCAAACCAAGCAATACGCGCGCAGCATATCTGTTTTTTGTGCGCGGCGCGGCCGGCGCATGTTGAAAATGCTTTAAGCGCTTTATTGGCAAAGAAAACAAGAACAAATTCGTCAAACTCTGAAGCGTCACGTGTGACGCCAAGCTAGTCAACCTTCTTCCGGCGAGTGAAATCTTGCCTACACTTGCAACGAGTTGGCTCTTCCGTGCAAGCATGCCGCGCACGCCAACGGCGACGCACATAATCACACACCCGTGGCTCTAGCAGCTTCTCTACCACCAACTGGTCAGCTTGATTTCTGCCTGTATAAATTAACAACAAGGACGACGAAGATATTATTATACCCACTTGCAAATTCAGTTCAGAGCACGGTGGTGAGCAAATAGTTTAATCGCGAGAGGAAGAGATCGGTCGAAAACGATGGCCGGCGAAGGAGACGACGTCAAGCTGCTGGGCACGGTGGTGAGCCCGTTCGCGGTCCGCGTGCGCATGGCGCTGCACCTGAAGGGCGTCAGCTACGAGGACCTGGAGCAGGACGTGTTCGACAAGGGCGACCTCCTCCTCGCCTCCAACCCGGTGCGCAAGAAGGTCCCCGTGCTCCTCCACGCCGGCAGGCCCGTCTGCGAGTCGCTCGTCATCGTCGAGTACGTCGACGAGGTCTGGGCCGGCGCGGCCCCGCTCCTCCCCGCCGACCCCCACGGCCGCGCCGTCGCGCGCTTCTGGGCCGCCTACGTCGACGACAAGGTGGTCACCGCAATGTTAGGCATCCTGCGCGCGACCACCGATGAGGAGCGGGCGGAGAGGCTCGACGCCGCGCTCGCGGCGGTCAGGCCCTTGGAGGACGCCTTTGCCGAGTGCTCTGGCGGCAAGGCCTTCTTCGCGGGCGACTCCGTCGGGTACCTCGACCTCGCGCTCGGGTGCCACCTCTTGTGGTTCGAGGCGCTGCGCGAGATGTTCGGCGTGATGATCATCGACGCCGGCAGGACTCCGCGCCTGGCCGCCTGGGCTGGAAGGTTCCTGGAGACGGAGACGGCCAAGAAGGCGGCGTCGCCCATCAAGAGCATAGTGGAGTACGCCGGGAAGTTGCGGGCTATCTGGGCTGCTATTGCCGCGGCTGCCAACTAATTTAAGTGGCTGGAAGTTGAAGAGCTTCTTGATTCGGCCGGCCCGAACTAGTGTAAACATAGGTAGATTTCATTTTTCTACAAACAGAGTTCACAATAAAATGGTCATTTATTTTGATAAAGTTGTGGCTGAGCAACCCACTTATCTTGTTCATGGGTGTAGTACAACATTATATGATATcaaaacaaaagaagaaaaattcaaaaatacaGTCTTTTTTGCGGGAAAAGAATTAAATAATTAAGAGCCTTTAGAGTGAAAGTGACATAAACCCACAAGTTCAAGCGATTTGGACTAACACCTGCAACTTCTGAGCTAGCAGTGAAAGAATAATCCCTCCGAAAAAAAAGAATAATCCAAATTTGTTTGGTTAACCGTTGATGAGAAATCTGACAAACTAGGCCCATGTACCATTGACAAGATAGTGACTCACTAAATTTTGACTTAAGCCGACCATTGAGCTCAGCTAGCATGCTCCGTCTGTCCGAATTACATGTCACACAAATAGATGTGtttagatgtattttagttctagatacgttcattattattcatttctgcgacaagtaattcagGACGAAGGGAGTATTATTTTCCATCAGTACTCACCTCTTTCCGTCTCTAAATTCCTCTTGATATGATCGAGCCAACAGAGAGGTGGCAGCTATAGTTGGTGACTTTGTCGGCGATGTGTGATATGAGTGGTGGTGTCGGGGAAGAGCACACACTCTCCCACACCCCCCCCCCTTTCCCCCAATAAAAAAATCAAGCCATTTCCTTCTTATTGTGTGCGGTTGGTGCTCACTTCACGTTGTCGTCAACACCGATTTGCTCCGCTGAGCCAAACTCCTCGCCAAGGCGAGCCACATTGCCTGACGTCTTCTTTGTGATATGATGACCCTCTTTGTCAAGGGAATCGTCCCTCTGTAACGTGCATCGTCACCCTGGtgttcttcctcctcctcgagtGGAGTGCCACCGCTACTGGtccccccctcctcctcccccaaTCGGTTCGAAAGGGCTATACCATTGATTCAATACACTGTTTAGTGTGCCATAAGTTTCAAAATAAACCTTTTGGTTCGACTCTTATTACGTAATATTTCTATGCCGACGCAGTGCAAAACCGGGACAAAGAAAACACACAatgtactccatgcatgaacctTTTCTCTTCGAACAGTTTTCACGCCCGAGAAAGTCTACTCAAATGTAGTTACTACCTTCGTCTCAAGAAAAAGCCTATAATAACGTCTTATATTTTGAAAAATGAAGACAATAAGTTTGTAGCGAATACTCCAACATTAATCTGTCCTCATTGCACTGCGTGAAGGCTTCATGGATTGCGAGGCAATTTTCATTCATCAATTTTGTGGATAAAAATATAGGCGGAAAACAGATGTGACTTCAGTTGTTATATACACCACTCAGTTTTAGGAATCAGCCTATCAACCCAAACTgatcacccgcaaaaaaaaaaaactgaTGACAGGGCAAAGGAACCTTATCAAATATACCAACCGCATACTCCACACCATCCCGTGCTTCTCCCAGGAGCACCACCACCGGCCTGTTTCTCGACTCAGGCTGTGGTGACCAAACCTGGAAGACGCGCACGAGCGGATCAACACGGCGCTGAGGGAGAGCAAGCCGCGCCCGCATGTCAGCAGCTTCAATCACCACTGAATTAAAGCTGCATTACATAAATTTTTAATTAATTTGATTGGGGTGCGCCTGCCCAGGCAATAATGCAACGCACTGGGCAACACCTGAGGGTCCCAATGACAAGCCATTACGATGGACCCTCTTCCATAAAAAATAAATTTAATATCATTGTGGACATATGGCCCACATATCAGATATTAAACTGATAAAAACAAATACTACACTTGATCTTAGCCAAAAGGCCGAGAATCTACTCTTTATAGCCTCGCAGCGCCCCGCCTCCCCCTCGCCAAGCGATGTGGGTCATGGGCTCGCCAATCCCCTCGCATGGGCCGTAAAGATCCTGAAGCGAGCCTTTCTTTCCTTGAGACGCACAGGTGGGCCTTCGTCCCGTCTCGCTCGGCACCGGTGGGTCATGGTTTTCTAAAGAAAAAAAAAGACACTAGTGGGTCATGGGTCCCGGTGGCAGTCAGTAAAGTATGCTTCATTTTTTACTTTTACCAGCTGATGAAAACTCATGGAAAATCGCTGTGAAAAGAACAAGACTGAGGCTGGATTGTACTGCGGCCGGGCCGAGGCAGCATCGTTAGGAGCTTTCGACAGGTTAATTTTTTCTGATGATTTCCGAGCTGCTTATCTTATCTAGCAATCTCGTTGCGTCCGCACAAGAACAACAAGAGAGGATTAGCTTCGGTTTTTACCCTGAATGATGATGGCTTCCTTCCTTCCTTCGTattagcagcagcagcagcagcagtcaaCAGAGCAGCACAGGCTGCTAGAGTTTAATCCCCACACGGCACACGCCACGCACACGGCGGAGGAGCTCAGATGGCCAGCGGCGGCGCGTCGGACGCGGAGGCGGAGCTGCGGCGGGGCTTCAAGGCCCTGGCCGTGACGCGGCCGGACCCGGCGGCCGCGGTCTACGAGGTGCGCCTCAGCCGCCCCGCGCAGCGCAACGCGCTCAGCCCGGACTCCTTCGCGGAGATCCCGCGCGCCATGGCGCTGCTCGACCGCGTCCCCGCCG from Triticum urartu cultivar G1812 chromosome 3, Tu2.1, whole genome shotgun sequence encodes:
- the LOC125549041 gene encoding probable glutathione S-transferase GSTU6; translated protein: MAGEGDDVKLLGTVVSPFAVRVRMALHLKGVSYEDLEQDVFDKGDLLLASNPVRKKVPVLLHAGRPVCESLVIVEYVDEVWAGAAPLLPADPHGRAVARFWAAYVDDKVVTAMLGILRATTDEERAERLDAALAAVRPLEDAFAECSGGKAFFAGDSVGYLDLALGCHLLWFEALREMFGVMIIDAGRTPRLAAWAGRFLETETAKKAASPIKSIVEYAGKLRAIWAAIAAAAN